The following proteins come from a genomic window of Lolium rigidum isolate FL_2022 chromosome 5, APGP_CSIRO_Lrig_0.1, whole genome shotgun sequence:
- the LOC124658104 gene encoding transcription factor PHYTOCHROME INTERACTING FACTOR-LIKE 13-like gives MDQFVPADWTWSTNNGDAFEPSCAQDDGLVELLWSNSNVQWRSQPPPLSVRGLEAAFVDDDSSPEMELFSEIFCQTPADAGRSSTGKRKQRDAAGSPSEVKRDVESDSAADTKCQPEPSTGKRRRAAQVHNLSERMRRDRINEKMRALQELIPHCNKTDKASMLDEAIDYLKSLQLRVQMMWTTGGGMPASAPPMFPASGAHRYMQRMASMRSRMPPFRTNVYSNSNGTKS, from the exons ATGGACCAGTTCGTCCCTGCTGATTGGACCTGGAGCACCAACAATGGAGACGCCTTTGAGCCATCGTG CGCCCAAGACGACGGCCTCGTCGAGCTGCTGTGGTCCAACAGCAAcgtccagtggcggagccagccgccgccgctgtcggTGCGGGGGCTCGAGGCGGCCTTCGTAGACGATGACAGCTCACCCGAGATGGAGCTCTTCTCGGAGATCTTCTGCCAAACGCCGGCAGACGCCGGCCGCAGCAGTACAGGCAAGCGGAAGCAGAGAGACGCCGCCGGGAGCCCCAGCGAGGTTAAGCGGGACGTGGAGTCCGATTCCGCTGCCGACACTAAGTGCCAGCCGGAGCCGTCGACGGGCAAACGGCGGCGCGCCGcccaagtgcacaacctctcggagAGG ATGAGGAGGGACAGGATCaacgagaagatgagggctctgcAAGAACTCATTCCCCACTGCAACAAA ACGGACAAGGCGTCGATGCTGGACGAGGCGATCGACTACCTCAAGTCGCTGCAGCTGCGGGTACAGATGATGTGGACGACTGGTGGCGGCATGCCGGCGTCGGCGCCTCCGATGTTCCCGGCGAGCGGCGCCCATCGGTACATGCAGCGGATGGCCTCCATGCGTTCCAGGATGCCGCCGTTCAGGACTAATGTATACAGTAATTCAAATGGCACAAAAAGTTGA
- the LOC124656573 gene encoding uncharacterized protein LOC124656573 has translation MASYDSRSLDELGIDRLDVGVGCRWRLTVERLEEHPLVLQGDDHMRHRLHHLPYALLYVLYKPQPKPRRGLLHIRPKKARPCSSSNSARSSPPYQATSTMVDRRCRTFTVAATLCLVFFVHGAMARPVASTATIATAPATAMEMPMDVPDAAAASPEGSSATWERGDEALGAGKWLPLPALTGGLRFPGVFPLPAAGGGIASMPWIGGAPPALAVPAGGIPALVPPYVGATRQEQVSVWASLFNPFQVRAPSSTSVQVHSEPGSRVPAVAGAGMERTTAVDQPAGVGAQVGEPKWGVFLGTTTPNING, from the exons ATGGCTTCCTATGACTCCCGTAGCCTCGACGAGCTTGGCATTGACCGCCTCGATGTTGGCGTGGGTTGCCGATGGAGGCTAACGGTGGAGCGACTCGAGGAACACCCGCTCGTCCTCCAAGGCGATGACCACatgcgccaccgcctccaccacctcCCTTATGCCCTCCT ATACGTACTCTACAAACCCCAACCTAAACCTCGCCGTGGTCTCCTACATATACGGCCTAAGAAAGCTCGGCcatgcagcagcagcaacagcgccAGGAGTTCACCGCCGTACCAAGCAACCTCGACGATGGTGGACCGCCGCTGCCGCACGTTCACTGTTGCCGCGACGCTCTGCCTCGTCTTCTTTGTGCACGGCGCCATGGCGCGGCCTGTAGCCAGCACGGCGACAATAgcgacggcgccggcgacggcgatggaGATGCCGATGGACGTGCCCGATGCAGCAGCGGCGTCTCCGGAGGGATCGTCCGCCACGTGGGAGCGCGGGGACGAGGCGCTCGGCGCCGGGAAGTGGCTGCCGCTGCCGGCGCTAACGGGCGGCCTGCGGTTCCCGGGGGTCTTCCCGCTCCCGGCGGCTGGCGGCGGGATCGCGTCGATGCCGTGGATcggcggcgcgccgccggcgcTGGCTGTCCCGGCCGGAGGCATCCCAGCGCTGGTGCCGCCGTACGTCGGCGCGACGCGGCAGGAGCAGGTCAGCGTGTGGGCGTCGCTGTTCAACCCGTTCCAGGTCAGGGCGCCGTCGTCGACGTCGGTGCAGGTGCACTCGGAGCCGGGCTCGAGGGTGCCCGCCGTCGCCGGGGCGGGGATGGAGAGGACGACAGCGGTGGACCAGCCGGCTGGCGTCGGCGCGCAGGTCGGCGAGCCCAAGTGGGGCGTCTTCCTAGGAACAACTACTCCGAACATCAACGGCTAG